TAATCATGAAATAACAAGTGAAGATAAAATTGAAGATGAGTTTACAATTGTAAGAAGAGGTAAGAAGAAATATACGATGGTTAAATTTAGCTAATTTGAGATTAAAAGCACAATAAAGAAATCATTTATTGTGCTTTTTCTTTTATTCATTGACCAGTATTAGTATGACATTTATTGTATAATTAAATAGAGATATATTTATAGAGAAAGGGAGAAAATTAAATGAAAAAATATTTAGGACCCATTATTGCTGTAGTAGCAGTAATCGTAATTGTAGGTTTGATAATGATCGGACCATATAATAGATTGGTAGGTTTAGAAGAAGAAGCAGATAAATCTTTGTCTAATATTGATAACCAATTGCAAAGACGTGTCGATTTAATACCTAATTTAGTTGATACTGTTAAAGGTTATACTAAACACGAAGAGAAAGTGTTTAAAGACGTATCTGATGCACGTAGTAAATTAGCTGGAGCGAACTCACCAGAAGATAAAGCACAAGCTAATGATGAAGTGA
This portion of the Mammaliicoccus vitulinus genome encodes:
- a CDS encoding LemA family protein produces the protein MKKYLGPIIAVVAVIVIVGLIMIGPYNRLVGLEEEADKSLSNIDNQLQRRVDLIPNLVDTVKGYTKHEEKVFKDVSDARSKLAGANSPEDKAQANDEVNSALSRLIAISENYPDLKADKQFTGLRDELAGTENRIAVARKDYNESINEYNQATRRFPSSIVAGLFNFDKKEYFQAKGEAKDAPKVDFGGDES